ATTATACCGGTTGAACCCGGAAAGCGCGCGCGCGACCGAGCCCGCTATGTTCTTTTCTTCGTTTAGCGCCGGAATGACGGCTGTTACCTTAATTGCGGTTTCAATCATTATCGCACCAGCCTGAGCGCGCAGGCCACAATATCGGCCGCGCCGGGATAAAACGCTTTTTCCAGTTCCGCGCCGGCCGGGGTGGGACAGTCCGGCAGGCCGATCCGCGCGGGCGGAGCTTTCATGAAGCTGAACGCGTCTTCGCATGCGCCGGCGGTTATTTCGGCGGAGATGCCGGAGTGGACGCCGCCCGTGTCCGCCACGAGCAGGCGGCCGGTTTTCCTGACCGATTCGGCGATTGCCGCACGGTCCAGCGGTTTGATCGTGCGCGGATCCACCACTTCGGCCGACACGCCCAGCCGCTCCAGTTCGCGGGCCGCTTTCATGGCTTCATACACCATCAGCGAAACCGCCACTATGGTGACCTGCGTGCCCGGCTTTCGGACAACTGCTTTTCCGAACGGCACCTCGTACATTCCGTCAGGCGCGTAGCCCTCGAATCCGTACAGCCAGCGGTGCTCGCAGAACAGAACCGGATTGCCGTCGCGCACCGCCGCTATCAGCAGGCCTTTCGCGTCATACGGCGTGGCGGGAACCGCCACTTTAAGCCCGGCGAACGCGGTGAAAATTCCGTGCAGCGTCTGCGAGTGCTGTGCCGCCGAGCCCCAGCCCCGGCCCGCAAGCGCGCGGATAACCAGCGGCGCGCTGCATTTGCCGCCGGTCATGTAATGCCACTTGGCGGCGTGGTTGACAATCTGGTCCATGCACATGGGCAGAAAATCCTGGCGCATATGCACGAAAATCGGTTTCATGCCGCACAGCGCGCTGCCGAGCGCGATGCCGGTCAGCCCGTTTTCCGCGATCGGGATATCCATAATCCGGTCAGGGCCGTAGGCCGCTAGCAGGCCCCTGGTCGAGCCGAACACCCCGCCGGGATCGTCCACCCCTTCCCCGATCACATAAACCGCCGGATCGGCGTCGAGCAGCTGACGGTGCGCTTCGTTAAGCGCGTTGACATAGGTCGTTACGCGCAGGCCGTCTTTCCGCAGCGCGGTTTTCAGATCCTCGTCATCTATGAGCACTTTTGTCCAGGGCATGTTAAGCGGACTCCCCGGCCGCGCGGTAAACGTCAGTCAGCAGATCTTCCGGGCCGGGCGCCGGGCTTGCGAGCGCGTAGCTCCACGCCCGGTCAACGCGCGCTTCTGCGGCTTTTTTCATTTCGTCCAGCCCGGCCTGCGAAATAACACCACGCGCGGCAAGCCGGGCGGCGTAGAGTTCGATCGGACAGCGTTTCATCCATTCGTCCAGCTCGGCTTTCGGGCGGCAGCCTTTTTCGTAATCGCAGTCCGGTCCGACATGCCCTTTCCAGCGGTAGGTGAGCAGTTCAAGAAAATACGGCCCGTTGCCCGCGCGGATGTGCGCGGCGGCTTTCCGGGCGGCCCGGTAAACGGTTTCCGCGTCGTTGCCGTCCGCCGTTTCCGCCGGTATGCCAAACGCCTGCGCCCGCGCCGCTATCGAACCGTGCGCGTGCCGCGCGCGGACGCAGGAGTTGGTGGCGTAAAAATTATTTTCGCAGACGAACAGAACCGGCAGTTTTTTCAGGGCCGCGAAATTAAGCGTTTCCTGCAAAACCCCTTCATCGGCCGCGCCGTCGCCGAAGAACGATACGCTTATATTGCTGCTTTTCCGCATTTTAAGAGCCAGGGCCGCGCCCGCGCCCAGCGGGATCGAACCGCCCACTATCGCCGTGGTGCCCATGCAGCCGGAAGCGGTGTCCACAAAATGCATCGAGCCGCCCTTGCCTTTCGTGCAGCCGCCAGTTCTGCCGTAGAGCTCGGCCGCTATCGCGTTAAGGTCCGCGCCTTTGGCTATGTAATGGCCGTGGTTGCGGTGCGTGCTGAAAATCATGTCTTCTCTTTCCAGATTGGCGCACACGCCGGCGGCGCAGGCCTCCTGACCCGTATAGAGGTGAACCGGAGTCTTCATCTCCTGCTGCGGATAGACGCTTGAAATACGGTTTTCAAACGCCCGGATGGCCAGCATTGCCGCCAGCAGGTCTATTTGCGTTTGCGTTGAAAGTTGTTCCATCGCAGCCAGCTCCGGCCTAAATAAAATTGACATGCTCGCCGGGATGTTTCAGTTCCCACAGATAGCGGTTTATGTGTTCCATGCGGCAGTTGAGGCGGCAGCGGGACGCGTCAAGCTCCTCCCGCACGAATTGCAGTGATTTCCCGCGCCGCTCCGATTCCCAGAGCTCCCGGAAAGTCTGCCCGTTTATGTTGCCGTAAAGAAACCGCTCGTCCTGCAGGAACATGCTGCATCCCCACACCGCTCCGCCGGAGTCAATGTAGGTCCAGAACGGGAGCGCGAGGCATTTGTCATACCCTTTTTCGCCGCAGTCCCACACCCGCATCGTATTGCGGCGCAGAATGACGGAAAAGCCCGCGCCGGACAGTTTTTCCGCGGCTTCCGCCTGTTTCACCAGGTCAGTGTATTTTATGTCTTTGTACCCGTCAGTTTTGCTTTGCGGATGCTGGGAATAAGGCTTTATGACCAGATAGTCCATTCCGATCTCCCGCGCCGCCCTGGCGAGCGTTTCCGCCTCGTGCGCGTTTTCCGGCAGCAGCACCATCTGCATTCCCAGCGCGCAGCGGTATTTTTTTGTGGCCCGCAGTCTGGCGGCGCAGGCCATGTTGTCCATTATTTTATCGAAGTCGCCAGCCGGCGCGCGGTGTATTCTGGCGTGGGTTTGCGCGGTGCCCCCGTTGATGCTGACTTTGAGCCAGGAAATGCTTTGCAGGCATTCGTCCGCTTTTTGCGGCGTGAAAAGCGCGCCGTTGGTGGTGAACGACACGTCAATCCCGGCGGCTTTGGTGAAGTTGGCTATTTCCGGCATGGCGGGATGCAGAAATGGCTCGCCTTCGCCCGCGAACATCGCGCTTTTCAGCCCCAGGGCGCCCAGTTCGCTCATGCGGGCGCGCAGAATTTCGGTGTCGAGAAAGCGCGGCCTGTACTCCATGAAATCCAGCGCGCAGTAGGTGCAGCGGTGGTTGCATCCGCCGGAAGGCGAGAGCTCGGCGTAGATGGGATAGATGTTTTCGCCCGCCAGCCATTGCGCCACCCGGGCGGGGTGGTAGATGAGTTTGTGGCTGTCTATGCGGTATTTGTCGGTCATTATTTGAGCAGGGTGTTGATAAACCTGAACAGCGGCAGCGGTTCCACGGATTGCTTGTTGCACACAATACCCACTTTTATGGCCGCCGCGGCGTTGCCGGTGAACCCGATCAGGTCGGGCGTCAGCCCGGCCGCGGCCATGGGCGCGGTTACCGAAAGGTACGAATCGCCCGCGCCCACCCGGTCAACGATCTTGCCCGAAAACACAGGCGTTTCGAAAAAACCCAGTTCGCGCCGGTAGGTGATCGCGCCCAGATGGCCGCGCGTGATGGAGATGCAGGGACAGTCGAGTTTTTGCGACAGGCCCTTTATGAGCGCGTGAATATCGCCGTATTTGTCGTGCGAGGCGAGCCGGAGCTCCGGCTCGTCTATGCAGATGTAATCCGCCTTGTGGTATTTGGTGACGAGATTGTAGCCGTGGTTGGCGGAGTTGCTCTGCGCGTTCACCGTCAGAAACCGGGCGTTTTTCAAAGCGCCGATAATGCGCTCGTCCACAAGTCCGTGCCCGAAATCCGACACCAGCACCAGATCGTAATCCCCGGCGATGCGTTCAAGATGTGCGGCCATGCCGGCGCACACGTCGTCCGGCAACGGCCTGTCGTCCAGAAACGCCACTTCGAACAGTTTTGTGAGGAACACCGGCTCCACGAATCTGCGTTTGACCACGGTGCAGGTGTCCGGCCGGACAAAAAATTCCGGCCTGATGTTCGGTTTGAGGTTCAGGCGGATATAATCCTCATGGGTCTGCATGCCGCCGAGGCAGGTGACTAATGTGACTTCTTCACAGAACCCGGCCAGGTGGTTGGCGCAGGCCAGCGCTCCGCCG
The sequence above is a segment of the Elusimicrobiaceae bacterium genome. Coding sequences within it:
- a CDS encoding radical SAM protein, which gives rise to MTDKYRIDSHKLIYHPARVAQWLAGENIYPIYAELSPSGGCNHRCTYCALDFMEYRPRFLDTEILRARMSELGALGLKSAMFAGEGEPFLHPAMPEIANFTKAAGIDVSFTTNGALFTPQKADECLQSISWLKVSINGGTAQTHARIHRAPAGDFDKIMDNMACAARLRATKKYRCALGMQMVLLPENAHEAETLARAAREIGMDYLVIKPYSQHPQSKTDGYKDIKYTDLVKQAEAAEKLSGAGFSVILRRNTMRVWDCGEKGYDKCLALPFWTYIDSGGAVWGCSMFLQDERFLYGNINGQTFRELWESERRGKSLQFVREELDASRCRLNCRMEHINRYLWELKHPGEHVNFI
- a CDS encoding PfkB family carbohydrate kinase, coding for MKKILSIQQLAEKVADLKKSGKTVVLCHGVFDLMHPGHIRHLQTAKKEGDILVVTVTPDRYVNKGPGRPVFSENLRAETLAALGAVDYAAVNEWPNAVETLKTVKPSVYIKGSDYAAPDQDITGGIALEKEAVESVGGQLRFTNDIQFSSTALLNRFFGTFPEPTRQWLQDFRARHSPDSVIDAMRALKKLRVLVVGDVIVDEYHYCSGLGKSPKDNIITTRYLGEERFAGGALACANHLAGFCEEVTLVTCLGGMQTHEDYIRLNLKPNIRPEFFVRPDTCTVVKRRFVEPVFLTKLFEVAFLDDRPLPDDVCAGMAAHLERIAGDYDLVLVSDFGHGLVDERIIGALKNARFLTVNAQSNSANHGYNLVTKYHKADYICIDEPELRLASHDKYGDIHALIKGLSQKLDCPCISITRGHLGAITYRRELGFFETPVFSGKIVDRVGAGDSYLSVTAPMAAAGLTPDLIGFTGNAAAAIKVGIVCNKQSVEPLPLFRFINTLLK
- a CDS encoding thiamine pyrophosphate-dependent dehydrogenase E1 component subunit alpha, yielding MEQLSTQTQIDLLAAMLAIRAFENRISSVYPQQEMKTPVHLYTGQEACAAGVCANLEREDMIFSTHRNHGHYIAKGADLNAIAAELYGRTGGCTKGKGGSMHFVDTASGCMGTTAIVGGSIPLGAGAALALKMRKSSNISVSFFGDGAADEGVLQETLNFAALKKLPVLFVCENNFYATNSCVRARHAHGSIAARAQAFGIPAETADGNDAETVYRAARKAAAHIRAGNGPYFLELLTYRWKGHVGPDCDYEKGCRPKAELDEWMKRCPIELYAARLAARGVISQAGLDEMKKAAEARVDRAWSYALASPAPGPEDLLTDVYRAAGESA
- a CDS encoding transketolase C-terminal domain-containing protein yields the protein MPWTKVLIDDEDLKTALRKDGLRVTTYVNALNEAHRQLLDADPAVYVIGEGVDDPGGVFGSTRGLLAAYGPDRIMDIPIAENGLTGIALGSALCGMKPIFVHMRQDFLPMCMDQIVNHAAKWHYMTGGKCSAPLVIRALAGRGWGSAAQHSQTLHGIFTAFAGLKVAVPATPYDAKGLLIAAVRDGNPVLFCEHRWLYGFEGYAPDGMYEVPFGKAVVRKPGTQVTIVAVSLMVYEAMKAARELERLGVSAEVVDPRTIKPLDRAAIAESVRKTGRLLVADTGGVHSGISAEITAGACEDAFSFMKAPPARIGLPDCPTPAGAELEKAFYPGAADIVACALRLVR